From Neofelis nebulosa isolate mNeoNeb1 chromosome X, mNeoNeb1.pri, whole genome shotgun sequence:
ATCTCATGACTGACTATATGTAATATGCTAAGAGAAAACCTACTTTATCACCTGATGGTCTGCCCTGTTTGCCTGTTAAAGGACTACCTAAACAAATCAAAAACATGTTTATATAAATTGGGTAAAAGGGAAATTTTTagcaaatttagaaattttagaaactTAGCAGTCTGTGGAATGCTTTTTCTCATCTTATTCCAACTATTTTATGAACATAATATTCAAATACTCTCCTAGAGATGTAAACATGTATCATGTATCAACATATAAATGAATCTATTTTAGGAAACAATCATCTTGTCATCCCTGGATTTGTGACAGTATGTTGGCAAATAAGCTAAATGGGTAACAGGTTAACCTGAACAGAATCATCTGAAGCCTTACTGCCACAAAGAGACTTTATTTAGCTTGGCTTCATAAAAGCCTTAATCTGCAATGTATTATAACTCACTCTAAATTCAGAACAGACTAGCCACATTCTGCCTCCTCAAGAACTGAATGGCTACATTGAGAAAAATGGTTTATTCAGACACCAAATAGAAACTGTCTTAATGTACTGTCACTTTGGTTTATGTACAAAATGACGTTAAGGTCACAGATAAGAAACTGGGCAAAAGTTCTCTTCAAAAGGTAAGAAACTGTAATTAATAgcagtcaaaaaaattttttttaaactagggtGAGACAGGGTAAGGAAAATCTTACATGGAACCATAGACATCCCATGCTTCTCTCTACTCCTTTCtactaaagataaaaaaaatactgcttcaAAAAGGGAGGTATTATTTactattaaaatactttaataggggagatacacacacacacacacacacacacacacacacacacacacacacacttacaaatAAATATGGACTTGAACTAACGTTTTTATCCCCGATACATCAAATACTCAACACATGCTATAAAGTAAACTTAGTACATTTGCCGTATTTACAAAGTCAATAGCAAGTTCCCAGTAGTTTAAACAACAGTCCAGACACAGGAGAGATCAGTACCCTAAACACTActctccagaaaaaaatatattaaaaggtgAACTTcaagaactttaaaatgttttaaggcaGATGGAATTAATCAAGAAATGATGAAGAACCTGGAGGAAATACCAGGATCTGACATAATATAGCTccataataacaaaatataaaagtgaaCAAGGGAAGAGacaaatatgaaaaattcatAGTTCCTGATTCTGCTTTTAACCGAATTTTTAGAAAAGTCTGATTAGTAAACAGCAAAATAAGGGGGTGCTAACTTTAAAACCACATATGAGCTTGTGGTCAGAATATCAGATGTTAAAAAAGAATCTCCCCAGGGACATGTCTGCAATCAATGAATAAAGCACCGCGGCGAGCTGTACGCACTCAGGAAAGGCGCCGTGCCCCTTTCACTACTGACAGCGGATGGCATCAGGGCTGCCAACCAAAGATTCCACTGGTGCAGGCATCTTAACCACTGTTTTGGTACCTCGAGATCATTACACGCACAATGTGTTGTCTCACGTTTAACAGGTGTATGTTCTGGATGATATCGTCCCAACTTTGAGCAATCCTCACAACTGACCCAGTCAGTGACTGATGCAGAGCCATTATTGAGGCCCTTCCTCCCACAGGGGCCCACTAGAAATTATAATGGACAAAAAGAGATTTACTCTCCTTAGTTCACATTTCTGTTATAGCAGAAATGCTAAAAAACTGGATTTAAAGCCTCCTTTCATAGTAAAAAAGGCAATTATCTtaatgaaaacatacattttttgtATTCACTACTCCTTTCTATTTGATTAAAACCACAATTCCTGCTAAAGCATAATTCAACTTGGTATCTGAATTAAGGTATCCTTAAGTTTTTTGAAAAAGGTGGCCCTATCTGTGAAACTTTAAACTTCGGAAATTGAAGGTCCAGAAACAACAAATACACAGTTAACCCAGGACAACTATGGAAACTGGAAAGGGAAGATGGTTTATAAATGGCTCTCGTAATAGATATCAAGGCAAAATAAGAACACAGTCATTTGACAGAACACGGTTTGTTATTTCAAAAGAGCCAAGAGAAGGCCAACTACCTTTTAGTTAGTCTTGCTAACATAAAACTACAGACGTCTACAAAAAGTGTAATTATAACACTGTCATTTGCTTGGCTAACACTTGCACTTAATGGACATGAGGTGAAAATATGAACCAATCTGGGATGAAAACACCACAGTCTCACAGTCAACTGATGGAGAACAGGGGTTACCATAAGTAAGTAATTCACAACAACGGATGGAGAGTTCTCAAATTCCTGTTATCTTGATGAATCTTTTCCCTTCTTAGTCTGTCCTCTAAAGGTTCAGACTCTCGTGTTTTAGGGTCCAAAAATGGGCCATCATTATGACAGACCATCTCCAAAGTAAACAATCCATCCACAGATAACTGAGTTGATGAGATGGACACATATTCCCATCAAGAAACTGTACATGGACACTACATGCCAAGCATGCTTCAGAATAATTTCTGAGAGTCTACGAATGAGGGAGCACAACTGAGACTTCCCTGGCAAGAACAAAACATGCTACTGCCCAGCGAAGAGAACTCTGATTAGCTTACCTCCTGCAGTAGATCAGCCTGCTCAATTGCTTTAAGGACATTTTTCTTGGATGTTTCCTGAACTTCCCCTCCCAAAAGAAACtcatccaaaataaaataagccttcTCAAAATTAAAGATGATATCAAGTTCACACACctgaaaagcaaggaaaacaatgGTAAAACTGAAAAAAGCAAAAGGTACTTACCCACTATCAGGTAGTGAATAAAATCTGATCAGAGCAAATCCATCttaattctttctaaaaatgGCAATCTTGCTAACTAAGCATCATCAATTTAGTCAGCATATTTCTCAAATCTCAAGTACTTGGAAACACAACGCCTACAAGCTAAGTAAGAAAGACCTGATTCTGGAAGCTCCCAACATGGGCAACTTAATAATTTTCTACTCACAAAAACTGATCTTTTTAAATACGTATTTCCCGGATAATGTGATCGTAACTGCTTACCAAATCTAAATTCTATATTAAGCACTTCCAGAATGTTAATCTCTGCAGTTGAACTCCTTTCCGTTTCACTATTTTAAACCTTATTCTCACGACTGTCATTAAATGAGGCAGCGGGGTCAAGCACTGCAGCAGTTAAGTGGCTGTGCACGCTGGCAAGAGTCAGAGTCAGCTCTTCCCTCTCCTGCAGTTACTTTCAAAGAGTCAGAATCCCCAAGACAATCAAATAATAAACTTGTtacagaaaagattaaaaaaagatactatggcattcatttttctaaaacaaaatactaCTCACACTGCCAAAATACTTGTCAAGTAATTCCACATAACGATGAATTATTTCCAGGGTAATTAGCTCATTGTCCTGATCCTCGATAGCACAGCAAAAATACAGACTAGCATATCTGTAACAAAAGCAAATGTGGAAAAAATTTTACTCTATAATcatgttttctaaatatattttcatatcctATTGTGAAAGACCCCATACTTAAAcaattcattttcccttttacaACAGTGTAGATTATTTTCCTCCCGGAGTGCAAAAGTAATGAATGCATATAGAGAAAGTTTGAAAGgtacaggcaagaaaaaaaaaaaaatcactcaaatcACACCATCTAGAAAGAGAAACTTATTCTGCTCTTCTTCCTTTCAGGCTCCTTTCTAAGAATATTCAtagaaatacatataatattcTAAAACATAGCTGGACCCAGTTACAAAACACATTGAATGAAATACAACGGCCCTCAATTGTATGAAATACGATCTTGTGTTTACTTAACTAAAACAAAATGCACTGTGATTAATGCAAACTACAAGTAAACAGGGAAGAAGATAAACTTTCCGACTAAAGGACTTATTGAAGATATTGTCAATGTGAAGCCAAAGTCTCAAAATGTTTTACTGGAGTGTTAATATGCACAAAGAGAACACAAATCATGTATGTACAGCTTAAGGAGTTTTCAAAGTGAGCCCACCTGTGTATCAGCACCCTGATCAAGAAACAGATTATCGAACTCCTGAATCCCCTCCCCTAGCCTCTCCAGTTCACCACCTGCCACCCCAAAGGGTAACTACTATCTTGACTTCTAATagcataaaattgttttttaaaaggtggttTCTAGATCTGTGGAATAAACTCCAAGAAAAGAACAGCTCTGTTTTTACAGAAGTTcgagaaagagaacaggggaaAACTGAAACCTGTCCTCAAATTTTCCAAGTTCTACCTGTTAAATGAAAGTTTTGGTTATTTACCCTTCATGAAGAATAAGATTGGAAAAGTAAATATTCTCTTCCAAATTAGGATTGTAGCACATGGGACTAGACTATACTTGACTCAAGGAAGCCAAAACTTAAGACAACCTTGAGGCATAGCAAACAATGACCAAGTCCTTTGAGGAGgattaaaagaacattttcaaatggtTTAAGTGTATTAAAGGcttttgaaacaaaaaacaaaacacctatgACATTCTTAACAAGTCTCAGTTTAGATTGTAATTTTCACTGAGGAGCATTTAAGGGATTTTGGGAAACACGATGAGCAACTACTGCTCATAGCATTGACggaaaataatatatgcaaacaCATAATCTGTTTTGGAACCCAATGAATTTCTGCTCTTCAGTATGAGAGTAACTAGTATTTACAGAATCctctattaattttaatattatcaacTAAGTAAAGATCAATTATTTGATCTTTCCAACAGCAAGCACCATCATCcttgactgggggtggggggtagaggacaaaaaaactgaggccccaagagTACAGGGTCTGCCAAGTGGTTGCTCTGGGACAAGAAATCTGATCTTCGGACATCAACTCCAGGCCTTTTCCCACTCCACCTTAGGGACTCCCTTGTCATCCACAGCTTGACTTTTCTGCCGTGTCCATTCTACCTGACTCACACATTCAGTAAGATTTAAAATGgtaggagaggggcgcctgggtggcgcagtcggttaagcgtccgacttcagccaggtcacgatctcacggtctgtgagttcgagccccgcgtcaggctctgggctgatggctcggagcctggagcctgtttccgattctgtgtctccctctctctctgcccctcccccgttcatgctctgtctctgtctgtcccaaaaataaataaaaaacgttgaaaaaaaaaaaaaaatggtaggagAGTCTGTTGCAGTCTTAGAGAGGGGGCTTTCCAATGTGTTCATTTATTAGCATGAAGGACATAACAGGGCACCACCTCCAACTTTAACAAAGTGTTTCCTCTCTTTCCTACCCTATGGTTTTATCTGTTTAACAGGCAATGGGATGTTTCAATTCTCCATCCTCCCTAACCCATGTTCACCAAATAGTTTTGAATTTGGGGAAATTGATACAAATGATACGTTACAAGTCCCTGAATTAAGCaaactaaaaattaaaggaaCTGGCATTAAAATGGTagataaaaaaaaacagccaTGAACAGCGCACATGAACAGGGTGCTATTTCAATAATCCCATTAGAAAGAATTTACTAAGTCAGTTACTAATAGTAAAATTCCTTTTAGTCTTAATGTCAGCATTTCGACAATGCTACTATTAAGTAATCGAATGCTTGCCCCATGGTCCTTGCTCCTCATCCACAGTACTGCCAGTGCTGCCTTCTTACAAATAAACAGCACTGAAATACTAGTCATCGGTCTTCAACTGTAGAATCATTTGGAAATATTAACTTAACTATCACAAggactgggggctcctgggtggctcggtcagttaagtgtccaactcctggttttggctcaggtcatgatctcacagttcttgagttctagccctgcatcaggctctgtgctacagcttgggatattctctcttttgctctctctctcaaaataaataaacttaaaattaaagaactgttttcaataccaccaggactGATGTGTCTAAGCATCAGctgatagtattttaaaaatcctgcaaTTCTCCCTAAATGTAGAATGGACAAAGGGCCATCAAAGTAAACAAATTCTTTGCTGTAAGTGAACAACTAGTTATCAGGATTCTAAGACACCACTTTACAGAAAGCTTACTGAAGAAACAGAATAGTGACAGGTAAGACTCACTGAGTCCTCGCTCTGAATGAGACACTAAATATTAGCTGAGGCTTTTGCATATTTTACTATTTGAATCCTCACAACTCTTCTAGAAAGATACCATTATTACTTGCATTTACAGGAGACCCAGGCTTAATTGAGTAACCTCCCTAGGAACAGCAatttgactccaaagcccaagttttatattaaaaacaataaccaGGAAATGTATTAAATAGAGTAATCCTGCACCTGGCAAACATTAAAACTGAATAGGCAGTATTTTAAGAGGTTTGAAGAGGCAGTGAAGTAAATGGTGTTACACTGATTTAGTAAAAGATTACCAAGAGAACCCTATTTTTGagccaaatgctttttaaaaaattcaattatgAGCTCATTTTTTCTTAGTACATATTTGTAAGTCTAAATCTgaagtaaaattaataatagacTAGTAAGAAGAAAGGcatgtttggttatttttagcACAGTGGATTAAGGCTTACTCTAATTACTGGCACTCAGAGAACATATGAAAGTGCCTATTCTTATACTCAAAACACATGACTTCTCTGCAGTCAGCTAAGTGTCAGCTGACTATGGGTGAATGTAACGAAACTGTTCTCAATCCCACCGGtatgtcattaaaaattattttgttagtaaagaaaataaggttttctGGCAAATTCTCAAACTAGTAATTTGGacctatgtatttttaaactcatTGTAAAACTTTAATCTAGTGCCTCTTCCGTAGCATGCTACATAAAATACACTCTTCAGCCTTTAAGGGATCTTGAAGAGCAtttatttcagagatgaggaaaaaaggaaaaatgacttgTTCAAAGTTACAAAACTAGCTAAGGGTGCGAACCAAGCAGAACTTAAGTCCCCTGATTTTCAGTCTGTATTTTCAGCTATATTATCCCTATcaacccccccccacctgctccccaaGAGGGGGAACTGTTTAAGTGAAATACTCAGCAAGAAGAATGTGGCTGAGACAAAGGGGGGAAGGAAGACCTAAAGACCACTTACTGACAGGAACAGCCAGAGTCCTGGTTCACAATCTCTCAGAAGTGATAGCTCTTTTGCTTAAAAAGGTCTTCTCTTCCAGCTGGACTAAGGGGGAAAAATCACCTGTTTCTATGAATATGTCCTTACAAAGAATATGtccttaaatataaaacatgaggTTTTCAGTATGAAATGGGGCAGATGTATCGAAAAATTGACTGAAGATTCTAACTTCTGTAggtgaattttatttcaataaagctgttttttaagTGCACCTTTTGTTTATAGCCGCTTGATACAAGTATCAGAGTCAGGTTAGATTACCCTTTATAGCCCTTCATAAGAAAAAGTGGCAGCCCGACGTAGGTGGGCTGAATCCTGTGTGCGGGAATAC
This genomic window contains:
- the AP1S2 gene encoding AP-1 complex subunit sigma-2 isoform X1, with the translated sequence MQFMLLFSRQGKLRLQKWYVPLSDKEKKKITRELVQTVLARKPKMCSFLEWRDLKIVYKRYASLYFCCAIEDQDNELITLEIIHRYVELLDKYFGSVCELDIIFNFEKAYFILDEFLLGGEVQETSKKNVLKAIEQADLLQEVFFLCCLTKAIGCLGEVWEGS
- the AP1S2 gene encoding AP-1 complex subunit sigma-2 isoform X2, whose translation is MQFMLLFSRQGKLRLQKWYVPLSDKEKKKITRELVQTVLARKPKMCSFLEWRDLKIVYKRYASLYFCCAIEDQDNELITLEIIHRYVELLDKYFGSVCELDIIFNFEKAYFILDEFLLGGEVQETSKKNVLKAIEQADLLQEKTENMYHSKSFIGCKRAY
- the AP1S2 gene encoding AP-1 complex subunit sigma-2 isoform X4, yielding MQFMLLFSRQGKLRLQKWYVPLSDKEKKKITRELVQTVLARKPKMCSFLEWRDLKIVYKRYASLYFCCAIEDQDNELITLEIIHRYVELLDKYFGSVCELDIIFNFEKAYFILDEFLLGGEVQETSKKNVLKAIEQADLLQEPRHEYFNVPVY
- the AP1S2 gene encoding AP-1 complex subunit sigma-2 isoform X3: MQFMLLFSRQGKLRLQKWYVPLSDKEKKKITRELVQTVLARKPKMCSFLEWRDLKIVYKRYASLYFCCAIEDQDNELITLEIIHRYVELLDKYFGSVCELDIIFNFEKAYFILDEFLLGGEVQETSKKNVLKAIEQADLLQEEAETPRSVLEEIGLT